In Flagellatimonas centrodinii, a single window of DNA contains:
- a CDS encoding M23 family metallopeptidase produces MRLIALALLLAATHATALEVNGRWIQGGYVSGTVEPGSQVRIDGQKVAVTADGAFAFGLGFDAPLAAVLSTTGPDGIVSRHEFPVAARDYPESRINGLPGAMVTPPKAVLDRIARDNREVGKARAPRRAQQDFGAGFQWPVQGRISGEFGAKRVLNGVPRQPHFGIDIAAPEGTPIEASAGGVVTMADPDLYYTGGTIILDHGLGISTTYLHLSRLDVEVGDRVEKGQVIGLVGMTGRATGPHLCWRANWNTVRFDPSLLVEAVPARTQPK; encoded by the coding sequence ATGCGCCTGATCGCCCTCGCCCTGCTGCTTGCCGCCACCCACGCCACCGCGCTGGAGGTCAACGGTCGCTGGATTCAGGGCGGCTACGTCAGCGGCACCGTTGAGCCGGGCAGCCAGGTCCGGATCGACGGGCAGAAGGTCGCAGTCACCGCAGACGGCGCCTTCGCCTTCGGTCTCGGCTTCGATGCCCCATTGGCGGCGGTGCTGTCGACCACCGGCCCGGACGGCATTGTCAGCCGACACGAGTTCCCGGTGGCGGCGCGCGACTACCCCGAGAGCCGCATCAACGGTCTGCCCGGCGCGATGGTGACCCCGCCGAAGGCGGTGCTCGACCGCATTGCCCGCGACAACCGCGAGGTCGGCAAGGCGCGTGCGCCGCGCCGCGCCCAACAGGACTTCGGTGCCGGCTTCCAGTGGCCGGTGCAGGGCCGCATCTCCGGCGAGTTCGGCGCCAAACGCGTTCTCAATGGCGTCCCCCGGCAACCCCACTTCGGTATCGACATCGCGGCGCCGGAAGGCACCCCTATCGAGGCCAGCGCGGGCGGCGTGGTCACCATGGCGGACCCCGATCTCTACTACACCGGTGGCACCATCATCCTCGATCATGGCCTTGGCATTTCCACCACCTATCTGCACCTGTCGCGGCTGGACGTGGAGGTCGGCGATCGGGTGGAAAAAGGTCAGGTGATCGGCCTTGTCGGTATGACCGGTCGTGCCACCGGCCCGCACCTGTGCTGGCGGGCCAACTGGAACACGGTTCGCTTCGACCCGTCCCTGCTGGTCGAGGCCGTTCCGGCGCGAACGCAGCCGAAATAA
- a CDS encoding agmatine deiminase family protein, whose protein sequence is MNIVLPAEWAPQACIQLTWPRPDGDFARWFDRVEATFVDLACAITRFQPLLVAAPGDAGPLKRRLENAGVPADRLAVVAVRANDVWARDHGPITVLRDGHPVHLDFTFNGWGGKFDARLDNTVTRQLAAAGALTAPVESLDFVLEGGGIESDGQGTLLTTERCLLAPTRNGKLSRNVIEQKLAHWFGLNRMLWLKHGDLLGDDTDGHIDTLARFCDPQTIAYQACDDRTDSHHDDLAAMAAELRAFKQANGQPYRLIPLPMAPAIHDEDGRRLPAGYANFLILNAAVLVPTYGDNQRDREALSALAPAFPGREIVGVDCVALIHQYGSLHCVTMQIPDATGA, encoded by the coding sequence ATGAACATCGTCCTGCCCGCCGAGTGGGCGCCGCAAGCCTGCATCCAGCTCACCTGGCCGCGGCCGGACGGCGATTTCGCCCGCTGGTTCGATCGCGTCGAGGCGACCTTCGTGGATCTTGCCTGTGCCATCACCCGTTTCCAGCCCCTGCTGGTGGCCGCACCAGGTGATGCCGGTCCCCTGAAACGGCGGCTCGAGAACGCCGGGGTTCCGGCCGACCGGCTCGCGGTGGTGGCGGTCCGCGCCAACGATGTCTGGGCCCGCGATCATGGGCCGATCACGGTCCTGCGCGACGGTCACCCGGTGCACCTCGACTTCACCTTCAACGGCTGGGGCGGCAAGTTCGATGCCCGGCTCGACAACACCGTGACCCGTCAGCTCGCTGCCGCCGGGGCGCTGACGGCGCCGGTGGAATCGCTCGATTTCGTGCTGGAAGGCGGCGGCATCGAGTCGGACGGTCAGGGGACGTTACTGACCACCGAGCGCTGTCTGCTGGCGCCCACCCGCAACGGCAAACTCAGCCGCAATGTCATCGAACAGAAGCTGGCGCACTGGTTTGGCCTGAACCGGATGCTGTGGCTCAAGCACGGCGATCTGCTGGGTGACGACACCGACGGTCACATCGACACCCTGGCGCGCTTCTGCGACCCGCAGACCATTGCCTACCAGGCCTGTGATGATCGCACCGACTCGCACCATGACGATCTCGCCGCCATGGCCGCTGAACTTCGCGCCTTCAAACAGGCCAATGGGCAACCGTACCGTCTGATTCCGCTGCCGATGGCGCCGGCCATCCACGATGAGGACGGTCGCCGTCTGCCTGCCGGCTACGCCAATTTCCTCATCCTCAACGCGGCGGTGCTGGTCCCGACTTATGGTGATAACCAGCGCGACCGAGAAGCGCTGTCGGCATTGGCCCCGGCATTTCCCGGCCGCGAGATCGTCGGCGTCGACTGCGTCGCCCTCATTCACCAGTACGGCAGCCTGCATTGTGTGACCATGCAGATTCCCGATGCCACCGGAGCCTGA
- a CDS encoding carbon-nitrogen hydrolase, whose product MPARPKTLCVGLVQQPCTADSNFNRKASEDGIRAAAAGGAQLVLLQELHTSLYFCQHEDTALFDLAEPIPGPSTTWLGKLAKKHGVVIVGSLFERRAPGLYHNTAVVLEKDGTLAGTYRKMHIPDDPGYYEKFYFTPGDLGFTPVETSVGRLGVLVCWDQWYPEAARLMALAGADLLLYPTAIGWNPDDDADEQSRQRDAWITIQRSHAVANGLPVLVANRVGFEADPTGQWPGSRFWGSSFVAGPQGELLAQSGAEADVLVTEVDLTRSENVRRWWPFLRDRRIDAYGDLTRRFRD is encoded by the coding sequence ATGCCCGCACGCCCGAAAACATTGTGCGTCGGCCTGGTCCAGCAGCCCTGCACCGCCGACAGCAACTTCAACCGTAAGGCCTCGGAGGACGGCATCCGTGCCGCTGCGGCTGGCGGTGCCCAACTGGTGCTGTTGCAGGAACTGCATACCTCGCTTTACTTCTGCCAGCATGAAGACACTGCCCTGTTCGACCTCGCCGAACCGATTCCCGGTCCGTCGACGACCTGGCTCGGCAAGCTGGCAAAGAAGCATGGTGTGGTCATTGTCGGCTCGCTGTTCGAGCGCCGCGCGCCCGGTCTCTACCACAACACCGCGGTGGTGCTTGAGAAGGACGGTACGCTGGCTGGCACCTACCGAAAAATGCACATCCCCGACGATCCCGGCTATTACGAGAAGTTCTATTTCACCCCCGGCGATCTCGGCTTCACCCCGGTCGAGACCTCGGTAGGGCGACTTGGCGTCCTGGTGTGCTGGGATCAGTGGTACCCCGAGGCCGCGCGGCTGATGGCACTGGCCGGCGCTGACCTGCTGCTCTACCCCACCGCCATCGGCTGGAACCCGGACGACGATGCCGACGAACAATCACGGCAGCGCGACGCCTGGATCACCATCCAGCGCAGCCATGCCGTGGCCAACGGCCTGCCGGTGCTGGTGGCCAACCGGGTCGGCTTCGAGGCCGATCCTACCGGTCAGTGGCCGGGCAGTCGCTTCTGGGGCAGCAGTTTCGTCGCCGGGCCGCAAGGCGAACTGCTGGCGCAGTCGGGCGCGGAGGCGGACGTGCTGGTGACCGAGGTGGACCTCACGCGCAGCGAGAACGTTCGCCGCTGGTGGCCCTTTCTCAGAGACCGCCGTATCGACGCCTACGGTGATCTGACCCGCCGCTTTCGCGACTGA
- a CDS encoding glycine betaine uptake BCCT transporter — protein sequence MAEPGPNPNPTAISIRRVGPFPRVSPPVFITAALSVLVFVLFGSLFTEPAETLFNAIQGGITRYLGWYYILVTSLFVGFVLWLLLSRYGDVRLGDPHEKPEYGYFSWFAMLFSAGMGIGLLFWSIAEPMYHYVTPPFGAEGESARAAEVALRTTFFHWGLHAWAIYVIVGLSLAYFAYRHKLPLSIRSAFYPLFGDRIYGWPGHVIDTIAVFGTLFGVATSLGLGVQQVNAGLAYLLDIPQSLPIQLGLIAVITAIATASVVAGLNKGVKFLSELNIWLSLGLVTLILVLGPTIFILNTFVETTGRYLQNLVLMSFWTDTIGNSGWAGSWTIFYWGWWIAWAPFVGMFIARVSRGRTIREFTLGVLFVPTLVTFLWLSVFGGTALNLELLHDGGIAAAVQADLTTALYVTLDQLPLAGLTAAVATVVVVTFFVTSSDSGSLVIDMLTSGGELDPPRVQRVFWAVLEGVVAAVLLVAGGLGALQTASIATGLLFSVVMVLMCVSLLKAFRHEPITPTVREREADAPKETFGDIEHPREG from the coding sequence ATGGCCGAGCCCGGTCCCAACCCGAATCCGACCGCGATCAGTATCCGTCGTGTCGGGCCATTCCCCCGCGTCAGCCCGCCGGTGTTCATCACTGCGGCACTGTCGGTGCTGGTTTTCGTGTTGTTCGGCAGCTTGTTTACCGAGCCGGCGGAGACCCTGTTCAACGCGATCCAGGGCGGCATCACCCGCTATCTGGGCTGGTACTACATCCTGGTCACCAGCCTGTTCGTCGGTTTCGTGTTGTGGCTGTTGCTGTCGCGCTACGGTGACGTCCGCCTCGGTGACCCACACGAGAAGCCGGAATACGGCTACTTCTCCTGGTTCGCGATGCTCTTCTCGGCGGGCATGGGCATCGGGTTGCTGTTCTGGAGCATCGCCGAGCCGATGTATCACTACGTGACGCCGCCCTTCGGGGCCGAAGGCGAATCCGCCCGTGCCGCTGAAGTCGCCCTGCGCACCACCTTCTTCCACTGGGGGCTGCATGCCTGGGCAATCTACGTCATCGTCGGCCTGTCACTGGCCTACTTCGCCTACCGCCACAAGCTGCCCCTGTCGATCCGCTCGGCGTTCTACCCACTGTTCGGCGATCGCATCTATGGCTGGCCCGGGCACGTCATCGACACCATCGCGGTATTCGGCACGTTGTTCGGCGTCGCCACTTCGCTCGGCCTGGGCGTACAACAGGTGAATGCCGGGCTTGCCTACCTACTCGACATTCCGCAATCCCTGCCGATCCAGCTGGGGCTGATCGCGGTCATTACCGCCATCGCCACCGCCTCGGTGGTCGCGGGGCTCAACAAGGGCGTGAAGTTTCTGTCCGAGCTGAACATCTGGCTCAGCCTGGGTCTGGTCACGCTGATTCTGGTCCTGGGGCCGACCATCTTCATCCTCAATACCTTCGTCGAGACCACCGGCCGCTACCTGCAGAATCTGGTGCTGATGAGCTTCTGGACCGACACCATCGGCAACAGCGGCTGGGCAGGCAGCTGGACCATTTTTTACTGGGGCTGGTGGATCGCCTGGGCACCTTTCGTCGGCATGTTCATCGCGCGGGTCTCGCGAGGCCGAACCATTCGTGAGTTCACCCTTGGCGTGCTGTTCGTGCCCACACTGGTGACATTCCTTTGGCTGTCGGTGTTTGGCGGCACGGCCCTGAACCTCGAGCTTCTGCACGATGGTGGTATTGCCGCAGCGGTACAGGCTGACCTCACCACCGCGCTCTATGTGACCCTCGATCAGCTGCCCCTGGCCGGCCTGACTGCAGCCGTCGCGACAGTGGTGGTGGTCACATTCTTCGTCACCTCGTCGGACTCCGGCAGTCTGGTCATCGACATGCTGACTTCGGGGGGTGAACTCGACCCGCCACGGGTGCAACGCGTGTTCTGGGCGGTTCTGGAGGGCGTGGTGGCTGCGGTGCTGCTCGTCGCGGGCGGCTTGGGGGCACTGCAGACCGCTTCCATCGCGACCGGCCTGCTGTTTTCGGTGGTGATGGTGCTGATGTGCGTATCGCTGCTCAAGGCCTTCCGCCACGAACCGATCACGCCCACCGTGCGTGAGCGGGAAGCGGATGCGCCGAAGGAGACCTTCGGCGATATCGAGCACCCGCGCGAAGGCTGA
- a CDS encoding OprO/OprP family phosphate-selective porin, which yields MNIIQRMRAPVGGILALAALTCLPLPAVAEDGDEGIRVGGAVRVQYSIEDYDADNRERGGDFDFDTFRLNLDGTVGDVTLSAEWRYYQYMQVIHHAWVGYDFSEHWQGQLGITRVPFGNQPYNSHSYFFDTTYYVGLEDDYDMGAVLHGTLGDLNLQLGFFKNDEQGGIDGYVTDRSERYSYDVVGVRLPGEGTFDAPASGIAEGNTLAARLAWTLGGDTGLKADVGLSALGGTLYDASDDVGNTLAYAAHANADLGPWNLMLQATRYDYELDAGGDALVVGAYAFFDTIPASATLYTANLAYALPVKIGPITGLTFYNDYSLMTAKAGNLDDTFMNVLGMSIAAGGLFTYVDLVTAENQPFIGGTLGADGGGTSTRFNINVGYYF from the coding sequence ATGAACATCATCCAACGGATGCGAGCACCCGTCGGCGGCATTCTGGCGCTCGCCGCCCTCACCTGCCTCCCGTTACCGGCAGTTGCCGAAGACGGGGATGAAGGCATTCGTGTCGGTGGCGCCGTGCGGGTGCAGTACAGCATCGAAGACTACGATGCCGACAATCGCGAACGGGGCGGCGACTTCGACTTCGATACGTTCCGGCTCAACCTCGATGGCACCGTCGGCGACGTCACGTTGTCGGCCGAGTGGCGCTATTACCAGTACATGCAGGTCATTCACCATGCCTGGGTGGGCTACGACTTCAGCGAACACTGGCAGGGGCAACTGGGCATCACCCGGGTGCCGTTCGGCAACCAGCCCTACAACTCGCATTCGTATTTCTTCGATACCACGTACTATGTCGGGCTTGAGGACGACTACGACATGGGCGCGGTACTCCACGGCACCCTGGGCGACCTGAACCTGCAGCTGGGCTTCTTCAAGAATGACGAGCAAGGCGGGATCGACGGCTATGTCACCGACCGGTCCGAGCGTTATTCCTACGACGTGGTCGGCGTCCGGCTGCCGGGCGAAGGCACGTTCGACGCGCCCGCCAGCGGCATTGCCGAGGGCAACACACTGGCGGCGCGCCTCGCGTGGACCCTGGGCGGCGACACCGGGCTGAAAGCGGATGTCGGACTGTCCGCCCTGGGCGGAACGCTGTATGACGCCAGCGACGATGTCGGCAACACGCTCGCCTACGCAGCCCACGCCAATGCCGATCTCGGCCCCTGGAACCTGATGCTGCAGGCAACCCGCTACGACTACGAGCTGGATGCCGGCGGCGATGCTCTTGTGGTGGGCGCCTACGCCTTCTTCGACACCATTCCGGCGAGTGCGACGCTTTACACCGCCAACCTCGCCTACGCACTGCCTGTGAAGATCGGACCCATCACCGGACTGACGTTCTACAACGACTACAGTCTGATGACGGCCAAGGCCGGCAACCTCGACGACACCTTCATGAACGTGCTCGGCATGTCGATCGCGGCCGGCGGCCTCTTCACCTATGTCGATCTCGTCACTGCCGAAAACCAGCCCTTCATCGGCGGCACGCTGGGCGCAGACGGGGGCGGCACCAGCACCCGGTTCAATATCAACGTTGGCTACTACTTCTGA
- a CDS encoding MFS transporter, producing MVRAVASNASALLLGVVLLLLGSGLLGTLLALRGDQAGFGTGTLGLVMSAYFVGFFVGTLWVPGLIGRIGHIRAFSMFASLASVTAIVHGLWVTPWAWALGRVITGICLVGLYTVIESWLNAQASSEQRGRLFAVYMALNLLALAAGQGLILLQPDNPLVLFGLVSILFSIALVPVTLTRTAQPEPIRAPRLGLRALYRSAPVGVVGAFASGLMLGGFWGMGPVLAQQLGMDRTGIALLMSLTILGGAALQWPLGHWSDRTDRRRVIATASLVTALVTAAAAWNAGPGWPVLVAMFVFGGGAFSLYSISVAHLIDFVSQDAILEASSGLLLVYGVGAAIGPTAAGLLMTGLGAAGLLLFFAVTAASLAVFALYRIRLMDRIASHPLPFVALIRTSPGALDIASTGEDRPQDMAPTPEPPSTSGKG from the coding sequence ATGGTCCGCGCGGTCGCCAGCAATGCCTCCGCCCTGCTGCTGGGCGTGGTGTTACTGCTGCTCGGCAGCGGGCTGCTGGGCACCCTGCTGGCGCTGCGCGGCGATCAGGCAGGGTTTGGCACCGGCACCCTCGGTCTGGTGATGTCGGCTTACTTCGTCGGCTTCTTCGTGGGCACGCTCTGGGTCCCCGGCTTGATCGGACGTATCGGCCACATTCGGGCGTTCTCGATGTTCGCCTCGCTGGCGTCGGTCACCGCCATCGTTCATGGACTTTGGGTGACACCCTGGGCCTGGGCGCTGGGCAGGGTCATCACTGGCATCTGTCTGGTCGGGCTCTACACCGTGATCGAGAGCTGGCTCAATGCCCAGGCCAGCAGCGAACAGCGGGGGCGGCTGTTCGCGGTCTACATGGCCCTGAATCTGCTGGCGCTGGCGGCCGGACAGGGCCTCATTCTGCTGCAGCCCGACAACCCGCTGGTGCTGTTCGGGTTGGTGTCGATCCTGTTCTCTATCGCGCTGGTGCCGGTGACCCTGACACGGACCGCGCAACCCGAACCGATTCGCGCCCCACGTCTCGGATTACGGGCGCTCTACCGGAGTGCGCCGGTGGGGGTGGTCGGCGCCTTCGCCTCAGGTCTGATGCTCGGGGGCTTTTGGGGCATGGGGCCGGTGCTGGCGCAACAGCTTGGCATGGACCGGACCGGCATCGCCCTGCTCATGAGCCTCACCATCCTCGGCGGCGCTGCCCTGCAGTGGCCGCTGGGCCACTGGTCCGACCGTACCGACCGCCGCAGGGTGATCGCCACTGCAAGCCTGGTCACGGCCCTGGTCACCGCCGCAGCCGCCTGGAACGCCGGGCCGGGCTGGCCGGTGCTGGTCGCCATGTTCGTGTTCGGCGGCGGCGCGTTCTCGCTGTACTCGATCAGCGTCGCCCACCTGATCGATTTCGTGTCACAGGATGCGATCCTCGAAGCCTCCTCAGGGCTGTTGCTGGTCTATGGCGTGGGCGCCGCCATTGGCCCAACCGCCGCCGGCCTGCTGATGACCGGACTGGGTGCCGCGGGGCTGCTGCTGTTCTTCGCCGTGACCGCAGCCAGCCTGGCGGTTTTCGCGCTCTACCGCATCCGCCTGATGGACCGAATTGCCAGCCATCCGCTGCCCTTCGTCGCACTGATCCGTACCAGCCCTGGAGCGCTTGATATCGCGTCGACCGGCGAAGACCGACCTCAGGACATGGCGCCGACGCCGGAGCCGCCGTCGACATCGGGCAAGGGATAG
- a CDS encoding GGDEF domain-containing protein: MQVSSLSLDALQHARRHLRQKLIFPPVIEPAYRATQDARHRLPRVILFLVAALAFALAPVYGPALFQPTAEALPLLQLIWLAWAFPALALAAVATWRGWPQQLTFHLHTAAVLSLWAVVLLCSLFAQLGWMEYPVGLVGVSVLAVAVFGGFRTRRFIIGSCATLGLLLWMLWSLEGQPKAASRETYLIVIMWIIAVGGIVSLDMLSRAAWINHEYARALSQRDGLTELLNRKTFNDLFQRVVAQAARERRPVGLALLDLDHFKSINDRFGHLKGDEVLVLAAQAIATTGGQRPLDLQARFGGEEFVLMWYDLPRDLFVEQVDRLQAAIRAVRYEVPGTDRSMHLTGSIGAVWTVPAAAHLGTELLRTADHLLYDAKAAGRNLTRLETYPLPDVDGGSGVGAMS; encoded by the coding sequence ATGCAGGTTTCCTCCCTCTCGCTGGACGCGTTACAGCACGCCCGCCGCCACCTGCGGCAAAAGCTGATCTTTCCGCCGGTGATCGAACCGGCATACCGTGCCACCCAGGATGCGCGCCATCGGCTGCCGCGGGTGATCCTGTTTCTGGTCGCGGCCCTGGCGTTTGCCCTGGCGCCGGTCTACGGCCCCGCGCTGTTCCAACCAACCGCCGAGGCGCTGCCGCTATTGCAGCTGATCTGGTTGGCCTGGGCGTTCCCGGCATTGGCGCTGGCAGCGGTCGCCACGTGGCGGGGCTGGCCCCAGCAACTGACCTTTCATCTGCACACGGCGGCAGTGCTCAGTCTGTGGGCGGTGGTGCTGCTGTGCAGCCTGTTCGCGCAGCTTGGCTGGATGGAGTATCCGGTGGGCCTGGTGGGCGTCAGTGTGTTGGCGGTGGCGGTCTTCGGCGGGTTCCGTACGCGGCGCTTCATCATCGGCAGCTGTGCCACCTTGGGTCTGCTGCTATGGATGCTCTGGAGCCTCGAAGGCCAGCCGAAAGCGGCTTCGCGAGAGACCTATCTCATCGTCATCATGTGGATCATTGCGGTGGGCGGCATCGTGTCCCTGGACATGCTCAGCCGCGCCGCCTGGATCAACCACGAGTACGCCCGGGCATTGTCGCAGCGGGATGGCCTGACCGAGCTGCTCAACCGCAAGACCTTCAACGACCTGTTTCAGCGGGTGGTCGCGCAGGCAGCACGTGAGCGGCGACCGGTGGGACTGGCCTTGCTGGATCTCGATCATTTCAAGTCGATCAATGATCGCTTCGGTCACCTCAAGGGCGACGAGGTGCTGGTGCTGGCGGCGCAAGCCATTGCCACTACAGGGGGGCAGCGGCCGCTGGACCTGCAGGCCCGCTTTGGTGGTGAGGAGTTCGTACTGATGTGGTACGACCTGCCGCGCGACCTGTTTGTCGAGCAGGTGGATCGGTTGCAGGCCGCAATTCGCGCGGTCCGCTATGAAGTGCCCGGCACCGACCGATCGATGCACCTTACCGGTAGCATCGGTGCGGTCTGGACGGTGCCGGCGGCGGCCCACCTCGGCACCGAACTGCTGCGCACAGCCGATCATCTGCTGTACGACGCCAAAGCAGCCGGACGCAATCTGACCCGGCTCGAGACCTATCCCTTGCCCGATGTCGACGGCGGCTCCGGCGTCGGCGCCATGTCCTGA
- a CDS encoding energy transducer TonB has protein sequence MNVFARFASGLPGAFIVTTILFLILAAMISQRQDIELSEDRSVDINVTRQLQDTSIQQQQEFQRPVLDEPPPPPPSVTDNTFRPSVSAQIGEIPDFSQAELDIGTGFNPDRDAQPMVRIPPRYPDMCQSRAKSFESVVVEFDVTPEGAVVNARVLDTTNACFERAALRAVERWKYQPKIVDNQAQPRFGVRTQITFQLGE, from the coding sequence ATGAACGTATTTGCACGTTTCGCATCCGGCCTGCCCGGTGCCTTCATCGTTACCACCATTCTGTTTCTGATTCTCGCTGCGATGATCAGCCAGCGCCAGGATATCGAGCTGAGTGAAGACCGGTCGGTGGACATCAACGTCACCCGTCAGTTGCAGGACACGTCGATCCAGCAGCAGCAGGAATTCCAGCGCCCGGTGCTGGATGAACCGCCGCCGCCGCCGCCGTCGGTGACCGACAACACCTTCCGCCCCAGCGTGTCGGCGCAAATTGGCGAGATTCCCGACTTCTCGCAGGCCGAGCTGGATATCGGCACTGGCTTCAACCCGGACCGCGATGCGCAGCCGATGGTTCGCATTCCGCCGCGCTACCCGGACATGTGTCAGTCGCGTGCGAAGTCATTTGAATCGGTGGTGGTCGAATTTGACGTGACGCCTGAGGGCGCAGTGGTCAATGCGCGGGTACTGGATACCACCAATGCCTGCTTCGAACGCGCTGCGTTGCGGGCGGTCGAGCGCTGGAAGTACCAGCCGAAGATCGTCGACAACCAGGCTCAGCCACGCTTTGGCGTGCGCACCCAGATCACGTTCCAGCTCGGAGAGTAA
- a CDS encoding ExbD/TolR family protein → MLRRSKRVTESNEEDVNVTPLLDIVFIMLIFFIVTATFIKEPGVKVERPNAVSAQDQKLVSILVAITNNNEIWINREQVPLESVRVTVERLRRENPRGSAVLQTDGAAHTRFMIEVLQAIRAAGVTETVAVSTKKN, encoded by the coding sequence ATGCTGAGACGATCAAAGAGGGTGACGGAGAGCAACGAAGAGGACGTGAACGTCACGCCGTTGCTCGACATCGTCTTCATCATGCTCATCTTCTTCATCGTGACTGCCACCTTCATCAAGGAGCCCGGCGTCAAGGTGGAGCGCCCCAATGCGGTGTCCGCACAGGATCAGAAGCTGGTGTCAATCCTGGTGGCGATCACCAATAACAATGAGATCTGGATCAACCGTGAGCAGGTTCCGTTGGAGAGCGTGCGCGTCACGGTCGAGCGGTTGCGGCGGGAGAACCCGCGTGGCAGTGCGGTGCTTCAGACCGATGGTGCAGCTCACACGCGCTTCATGATCGAGGTGCTGCAGGCGATTCGCGCTGCCGGTGTAACGGAAACCGTCGCTGTGTCGACGAAGAAAAACTAG
- a CDS encoding ExbD/TolR family protein, whose protein sequence is MARARRVTSQQEDAEVNITPLLDIVFILLIFFIVTATFLQEEGIGLTSPEENPPEQQTKPPPTLTLSVQSDGFVRVDNLRLIDARSVKLVVEEFTAREPRGVVLVSAAPDARAAITVTVLDEARQAGVEPAVALQKQ, encoded by the coding sequence ATGGCACGTGCACGTCGTGTGACCAGCCAGCAGGAAGATGCGGAAGTCAACATCACCCCGCTGCTGGATATCGTCTTCATCCTGCTGATCTTCTTCATCGTGACGGCCACCTTCCTGCAGGAAGAGGGCATCGGCCTGACCAGCCCGGAGGAAAACCCGCCGGAGCAGCAGACCAAGCCCCCCCCGACGCTGACGCTGTCGGTGCAGAGTGACGGCTTTGTCCGCGTCGACAACCTGCGCCTGATCGATGCGCGATCGGTAAAGCTGGTGGTTGAGGAGTTCACCGCTCGCGAGCCGCGTGGGGTGGTGCTGGTAAGCGCCGCGCCGGATGCCAGGGCCGCCATCACCGTTACCGTGCTGGATGAAGCCCGACAGGCCGGTGTCGAGCCCGCCGTGGCCCTGCAGAAGCAGTAG
- a CDS encoding MotA/TolQ/ExbB proton channel family protein produces the protein MLQYLSPSFIAGAIGDYLEAGGPVVLALLVATFLLWTLIIERLIYFASTQRKLVKAKQDRWASRQDHSSWAAHAVRERLISEQRLSNEQFLAVIRVLILVTPLLGLLGTVTGMIEVFQVITSTGASNARLMASGISKATVPTMTGLAISLSGLFLINILDRRVSRSLAALEDSLDIQVQPKAAPARQEA, from the coding sequence ATGCTCCAGTATCTGAGCCCATCGTTTATCGCCGGTGCGATCGGCGACTACCTGGAGGCGGGTGGCCCTGTGGTCCTCGCTCTCCTCGTCGCCACCTTCCTGCTGTGGACCCTGATCATCGAGCGGTTGATCTACTTCGCCTCCACCCAGCGCAAGCTGGTGAAGGCGAAGCAGGATCGCTGGGCATCACGCCAGGACCACAGCTCCTGGGCCGCGCACGCGGTCCGTGAGCGGCTGATCTCCGAGCAACGCCTGTCCAACGAGCAGTTCCTCGCGGTGATCCGCGTGCTGATTCTGGTGACACCGTTGCTCGGTCTGCTCGGCACGGTGACGGGGATGATCGAGGTGTTCCAGGTGATCACCTCCACCGGCGCCTCGAATGCGCGGCTGATGGCGTCCGGTATCTCCAAGGCGACGGTGCCGACCATGACCGGTCTGGCGATCTCGCTGTCGGGGCTGTTTCTCATCAACATTCTGGACCGCCGGGTCTCGCGCAGCCTTGCAGCGCTTGAAGACAGTCTGGATATCCAGGTGCAACCCAAGGCCGCTCCGGCGCGCCAGGAGGCCTAG